A stretch of DNA from Candidatus Bathyarchaeia archaeon:
TTGTGGGGAGACTTCTTGAAGCTCTGTTGAAGCTCGATTATCCGACTGATAAGGTGGAAATCTTGGTTGTTGAGGATGGCTCTACCGACAAAACCGTTGAAATATGTGAAGAATATGCGAGGCGATATCCTGAACGGGTGAAACTCCTACATAAATCCGTGTCAAACGGAAAGCCGTCTGCTTTAAATTTTGCCTTTAAGTATGCAAAAGGGGAAATTGTGGCAGTTTTTGATGCGGATAATGTTCCTGAACGTGACGTGCTGAAAAAGGCTGTTGCGTATTTTAATGATCCTTCAGTGGCAGCTGTGCAAGGCAGGCTTTGCAGCATAAACGCTGATGAGAACATATTGACAAAGCTTGTTTCTTATGAGGAAACTGCGTGGTGTGAAGCTTATTTAAGGGGAAAGGATATTTTAGGCTTGTTTGTCCATTTGAAGGGAACCTGCCAGTTTATAAGACGGGAGGTTTTAGCGAAGTTGGGCGGTTTTGACGAGGAAACTTTGTCTGAGGATATGGAATTGTCGGCGAGGCTTGTCGAGAATAGTTACCGGATCAGGTATGCCTCTGACGTGCGTTCTTGGCAGGAAACACCATCCAAAGTGGGGCAAATTTTCAAACAGAGAACAAGATGGTTCAGGGGGACAATGCAAGTAGCCTTCAAATACGGAAAGCTGATAGCCAAGCCTACTAAAAAAAGCCTCGATGCCGAACTCACCCTTCTCGGCCCATTTGTACTTATAGCTTCTTTGATTTGTTACCTTTTAGCATTCTATACCTCTTTTGCCGCCTTCAACCTTGATGTCTTACTTCAGTTGCTGATGTATATTTCCGCCGTTGGCACAAGCCTTACGCTTATGATTTGCGGTTTGGCGTTAGCCTACATTTCAAAGCCTAGAAAGTTGACTAATCTTCTTTGGCTACCATTCATATACTTTTACTGGAGCATGCAGGCTTTTATTGCGCTTTATGCAGCGTTGCTCATTCTTTTACGCAGACCACATAAGTGGGTTAAAACTGAGAAAACAGGCGTTGTGAAGGCGCAAGTTTTAGATCTTTGATGGTTATGGCACATTTTCTGAAGTTCCCGTCGATTCACATAAGCTGTGTCACCTTTAAGGGTTGTTCGGCGATTGCCTTTTTTATACCGCTAATTGTGCGGGCTATCCCCGAACTTATCATGGGCCCATACATTGTTGGTTTCGACACGATAAGCTATTATGTTCCAGCAACGTGGAAATGGACGCGTTGTGGCGTTAGCTTCTGGGAATTTTTCGGCACAGCTCCAATGTTGTACCTTCTACTTTCAGGTTTAACCTTAGCTGGTGTTCCGTTGGTTGTTTCGCTGAAGGTTTTGTCTCCAGTATTGCATGGATTACTTGGGTTCGCTATATTCCAATACGCGACAAAGGGTTTGGCATGGTCTGCGAGGAAAGGCTTTTATGCTTCTTTACTTGCCACGCTATACTTTGTTGGCTTGAGGATTTCTTGGGACATGCTTCGAAGCGAGCTAGGTCTCATCTTCCTCTTTATTTTCCTTATAATGTTGCGAAAGTGCTTATCCGATTTTAAATGGGAGTGGGTGAGCATTTTGGCATTTTCTGCGATGCTTGTGGTCTTGACGCATCAGCTTGTGGGTGTAATAATGTTCATGATAATTTTTGCCGTAGCTTTGGAAAGGCTGATAAAGCGAGACTGCTCTTTTGTTAAGCGTATTCTTGTTGCTTGTGTGCCTGCAATTGCGCTTTTCTTGTTAACCGTTTACGCTGACTTTGTGGTTTTACCCGCCTACGCTGACGAGGTTGTTGCGAGCGGGCGGTCAGAGTGGCTTAACCTTATGGGCTACTCGACGACTGCTAATGGAATAGCATACGCTGTGGGCTTCTTTTTTTTCTGCTACTTTCCGATTTTGCCCTTTATCGTTTTTGGAATTCGAGGATTTAGAGGATTAGAGCTTAAAGCATGGGCTTCTTGGTGTTTAATTGGCGCATCGCTGCCGTTCCTCTTTACATTAGCACCGTTAAGTTATCGATGGATTCTATTGTTCGCCTTTCCATTAGCCTTTTTTGCTGTTGAGGGTTTTGAAAAACTAAACTCTAGCCTATTTAAGGCGGTTTTGGCTGGTTTTATGGTCTTGTTAAGTTTTAGTTTTATTTTTCTGCCCGCTGAAGCGGCTTTTCCATATTTCAGCCTTTTCCCTTCTTATGTTCCCTCATCCATGTTGCAGAACAGTGTGCCTTTAAGCGATTGCGAAGACGTGATTAAGGCGTTAAGCTGGGTGGAAAACAATGTGGAGCGCGACGCTGTCTTGCTGGTTCACGATGCTTTTAATGGTTGGGCTTTGTTGTATGCTAATGGTGTTAAAATTGCCCGTTACGGATACTCTTCACCTGAAAATGCTGCTTTAGCTATTTCGCAGGACAGTTATAGGCGCGTTTACCTGATTTGGTGGATTTCAGGGGAAGGCTGGCACGGATGGGCAAGCTTACCATCAACTTTTAAAGAGGCTTATCGCAGCGGGAGAATAGTCGTCTATGAATTTAAAGTTGAAGCTTAAGCAGTTCCTCGTTTGGTTTAGGGGTTTTATTAAAAGAAATCCGGGAGCCTTACCCATTTTAGGTTTTCAAGGGCTTCTGATTACTTGTGCAGTTTTGCTAGTTTTCGGCATGAATGAAACGGCGGACAACATAGCAGTTATAGCATATTTCATGCTGGTGGCCGGCGTCCTAATTCAACTAGCCGACTATGTAAGGGAATCCCGTCATAGTCGGAAAGTTGGTGAGTAAAAGTTATGTTTCATCAAGCTGATATTGAGGAAAATAAGCTGATCCCGGAGACAACATTTAATGCTATCGCTGAATCAAAGCCAACTTTTTCCATTATAATACCAGCGTTTAACGAAGAGCATAGAATTCTGAAAACTTTGCTTGAGTGGACGAAGTTTTTAG
This window harbors:
- a CDS encoding glycosyltransferase family 2 protein — encoded protein: MNLFYVLVAFVILAVYAWTFYQIPVLAVGVRHLRGPRRKKKEVVLVDDEGLPRMSIIVPVKNEEKVVGRLLEALLKLDYPTDKVEILVVEDGSTDKTVEICEEYARRYPERVKLLHKSVSNGKPSALNFAFKYAKGEIVAVFDADNVPERDVLKKAVAYFNDPSVAAVQGRLCSINADENILTKLVSYEETAWCEAYLRGKDILGLFVHLKGTCQFIRREVLAKLGGFDEETLSEDMELSARLVENSYRIRYASDVRSWQETPSKVGQIFKQRTRWFRGTMQVAFKYGKLIAKPTKKSLDAELTLLGPFVLIASLICYLLAFYTSFAAFNLDVLLQLLMYISAVGTSLTLMICGLALAYISKPRKLTNLLWLPFIYFYWSMQAFIALYAALLILLRRPHKWVKTEKTGVVKAQVLDL